TCGTCGACGAAATCGTGGCCGAAGTGAATGCCCTGCATGAAGAGCAAGCGATTATGAAGGCGCTACGTCGTTACAAACGCCGCGAGACCTTGCGTATTGCTTACGGCGACTTGATCTGCAATCAAAACATTGAGACTGTTACTCGGCAGATTTCTTTCCTGGCCGATGCTCTGATCGAAGCAGCCGTTCAAGCCGCTTTCAAATTGGTCTCTCTCCGCTTTGGTAAACCTGCCGCGCGCAGTAGTCGCAACGGACGCTCCGGTTCGCCCCGATTCACGGTGCTGGCGTTGGGTAAGCTTGGTGGTTCCGAGTTGAACTACTCAAGCGACATCGATCTGATGTTTCTCTACGACGGAGATGGCAACACCGACGGTGAAAAGTCGATTACCAACAAGGAATACTTCGAGCGAGTCGGCCAGCGTCTGATGAAGCTGTTGACGGAGCCAACCGAACTAGGGACACCTTATCGAATCGACATGCGACTACGCCCTGAAGGAAGCCATGGCCCGTTGATCAACAGCTTGGAAGGGGCACTGCATTACTACGACATCATGGGACGTACTTGGGAACGACAAGCGTTCGTCAAAGCACGTACCTGTGCGGGCGATACGGCGCTCGGAGACGAGTTCCTGCAGAAGCTGGAACCATGGATCTACCAGCGTTACTTGAGCCGTGCTGACATCACCGGAATCAAGGCGCTCAAGCGTCGAATTGAGAAGCGCGCCACGGCAGCTGGTGCGGCCGATGCTAACGTGAAGACCGGTCATGGCGGCATCCGTGATATCGAATTCGTCATTCAGTTCCTTCAACTGCTCAACGGTGGCGACCTTCCGCAAATCCGCACGCAAAACACGCTGGAAGGAATTCGCACGCTGGAAGAAGTTGGCTGCCTAACTCTGCAAGAGCGGACCATCCTGAAAGACAACTATAGTTTTCTTCGCAAGCTTGAACATCGTTTGCAAATCATGTTCGATCTGCAGACGCATTCGCTGCCGCCTGATCCACACGAGCGGACTAAGCTGGCACTACGAATGGGTTACAGCGATAGCCCGCAGGACGCCGCGCTAGACCAATTCCAAGCCGACTTCGCGGAGAAGACCGAAATCAACCGGAAGATTCTCGATCACCTACTGCACGACGCCTTCCCTGACGAAGAAATTACCGCTCCTTCGGTCGACCTCGTGCTCGACCCCGAACCGACCGCGGACTCCATCGACGAAGTCCTTTCCGACTTCGGCTTCCACGATCCGAAGACCGCGTACGAAAACTTAATGGCCCTCACGCGGGAACGCGTTCGTTTCCTATCAACGCGTCGCTGTCGTCACTTTCTCGCAGCGATCGCACCTCAGCTTTTGGAAGCGATCTCGCAAACGCCGGATCCCGACTCGACCTTGGTCAACCTATCTCAGGTCAGCGATTCCTTGGGTGGCAAGGAAGTACTGTGGGAGCTATTCAGTGCCAATCCAGCCACGTTGCATTTATACGTCCGCTTATGTGCTGGGAGCCCTTACCTGTCGAACGTGCTCATCAGTAACCCAGGGATGATCGACGAGTTAATGGACTCGCTAATGCTCGATCGCCTTCCAAGCCGGCGTTCTCTCGAAGAGATGCTATTGGAATTGTGCCGTGGTGCGGAAGACATCATGCCGATCCTGCATAGCTTTAAGAATCTGATGCACTTGCGAGTGGGTGTCCTCGATACGCTTGGCAAGAAAGATCTCGGCGGACGCTTGCAAACACTTTCGGACGTTGCGGAGGTGTGCTTGCACCAAATCGTGTTCCGCGAGTATCGGCAACTGGTTGCTCGCTTTGGTGAGCCTCGCTTGGCCGATGGCAAACCGTGCGACTTGATTATTTTGGGCTTGGGCAAGATCGGCGGCGCTGAGCCGAACTATCACAGCGATCTCGACATCATCTTCGTTTACGAGGGAAATGGCCACACGGTTCTCGATGCGCGGAGCCGTGGAGGAAGTAGCACCACGAACCAACATTTCTTCGGCCAATTGGGACAGCGCATCATCAAAAGCGTGAACGAACTCGGCCCCTACGGACGACTGTACGAACTTGATCCTCGTCTTCGCCCAACCGGCAAGAGCGGGCCGATGGCCGTTACCCTGGAAGATCTCTACAACTATCACGCCAAAGGGCAGGGGGAGTTATGGGAGCGCCAGGCGCTTACCAAAGCCCGCCCAATATTCGGCTCAGCCGATGGCTGCGAGTCGGCTAACAAAACCATTCGCGAAGCGATCACTTGCCAACCCTGGAAGACATCGGACGCCGACGAGATTCGCAAGATGCGAGCTCGCATGGAAGAGACCGCCTCGAAAAATAACATCAAACGAGGACCTGGTGGAACAGTCGACATCGAGTTCGTGGTTCAGATGCTACAGATGAAGCATCTGTCTGAAAGTCCAGAGATCTTAGTTCCCAACACGCTGGATGGACTTCGGCTGCTTTACGAAAAGGGTTACCTTGCCAAGGAGGATCACGACCACTTTGTCAAAGCCTACGAATTCCTGCGTATGGTCGAAGCCCGCTTGCGATTGATGAATACAACGGCCCGGCACGACCTTCCGGAAGAACGTCTGGAAGTCGCCAAGCTGGCTTACCTGCTGGACTACGCGGACCCAGCCACACTGCTGAAAGAATGCCGCCAGATGACTCGCGAAACACGTCGCCGCTTCGATCAAATCTTCGCTGCGGCCGGAGCAGGATAGGGGATGTGCTTTCGTTATGCCTCGCATCTACGAATACGTCGGCCCGCAAGAGATTCGCGAAAGGTCCCATAATTCTCCACCTGGCGTACCGATCTACTCCAAGCAAGGGCTTCTTAACTGGTTTCATGACCATCGGGAAGATCTCGATCAGGCGAACCAGTTGGTGGCGACATTTGTCATCGATCTGAAAGGAGAACTTCTTCTCGCGCCGCGCCAATCGGAGCATGTCGCCTGTGCGGGTGGCGCCCCGGTGCGAAGCGCCGGAGAGATCACCCTGACAACGAAGGGTGAAGTGTTCGAGATCAGTAACCAATCGACGGGTTACTGTCCTGAACCTGAGTCTTGGCCAGCTTGCCAGGAGGTTTTCGAGCGGCTATCAGTAACCCACCCAGGTCATTTCACTCAGCAAATTATCTTTCGACGTTGCCCGGCTTGTCACGAACGCAACGTTGTGAAGGACGACTGGTTCGTCTGTGCGATTTGCGGCGGCGACTTACCGGAAACCTGGAACTTCTCGTCCGATGGAATCTAACCAAGACATTGAAGAATGCCTGGCAATGCTGCGCATTCATGGAGCGTCAAAGATCGATACCATCAAGGCTCTACGAGCCTTCCCATCGATCTCGTTGAGCGAAGCCAAATCAATCGTTCACAGCAGTCCTGTGTGGCAGGATGTGAAAGAACGAGACGAGGCGTTTCATCACACTTTTCGAGCTTTTCAAAGATGATTCAGAACTACATAGTAACCGATAAACACCCACAGGCATCTTAGTCATCAAGGTGCCTTTGTCAGGCTGCCGCCACCGTTCCCACACGGAAATAATGGGTAAGTCATGGCCTATTCTACCTCGGTCGCCGTTGTTCCGCCGAATCAAATCGAACGCATTCGTGAAGATCCCAACGCTATCCTCACGCCAAACAAGATCAATCCCGTTTCGCATTTGCTGGCGTATTGGATCGAAACACAACCACTCGGATCACTTCTTAGCAAAGCGATCGATGGAGGTCAGCCGTTGCACGCTGACTTTTGGCATCCGTTACGACCTCCGATGTTTCACGGCGAGACGGAGGTTGCCAGTTTAGCGCTCGACCTGACGGAGGCATGGGAAGAAATCGAAGAAGACATTCCGTCCGATGATTGGCTGCGCCATGAAATCAATTACTTGCTGGAAGCGATGAGATATGCAGTCGATACGAACGCTTGTCTGGTAACGGCCCTTGGATTTCCAGGTGGACGTGACCAACGTAGTCGCGTCCGAATTCCTTGGCTTCCGCCTGTGAAACCAGTCATTACGCAATCGATCTGGCAGAAGTGGTTAGCTCGCCTAGTTCGTTAATTAGGTCGACGACCTAGATCGCGTGCGGAAGGAGTGAGCCGCTCTTGTTGAGCTCGTGGGGCGATCATCCCTGGTCGGGATGGCCCACGGTAAAGCTGCTGCTGTGTACGTTCCGTGGCACTAAGGCGATTGCGAGACAGAATATCTCGCGTCGTTCGCTGATTGCCGATAATCGGCACGTTCATATTTCGCACTGGGTCTCGTGAAGGGAGAACGTTGCCCGCTGCATCGGTGATCCGCGCATCGCGTTTCTGCGGCAAAATCGGCAGCTTACCGGCCACATCGTACCCTTGCTCCGTTAACGCTCGTTCCACTGGATTGATCGACAACCGTTCGCGTCCGCGAAGGGGATCATAGATACCTCGGTCGGTTTGCGTCCAGCGACGGATATTACCAGTCACGTTTGTGCCTGCCGGTTCGTCGTAAATCGTCGGTGCTTCAAGATCCTCGTCATCTCGGGTCAGTGCAATGTCTTGACGAGGCATCGCCACCCGTTGAGTTCGTCCGTCGTACAGCGTATTCAACGAAAAGGGTCGACGTGGCGCGAGTTTCGGAACAGGTGGTCGCAACGGGATTTCGACCTCCGGCTCGTCAGGAATCGCGTATAAATCGGGATCCGCGGCCCAGCCGTAAGAAGATGCGTAGGTGGCGACTAACAGAAATAACAGGAGGGCCAAAAGGCCAATGAGCAGGTGTCGCATGATTCGGACTCCTTATGCTCGTGCATTAGGTGCATTACCTAATGCAGAATCAGGTTTCGCGTTGTTCAACTTCCGCTATATCGATCATATCGGCTTGGAAGGAGAGGGGAAGCACAAAGATCTTGCCATCTCCCATACGTCCGCTTCTCGCAACCGCGACAATTTTCCTTAATGTCTCTTCAACTCTAGCATCGTCTAACCAGGCGCTGATTTCGATCTTGGGCAGAAAAGTCTTGGAGTATTCGCTTTCGCTATATTCATCCAGGTAGTTCTTCTGCCGGCCAAAACCCTTCACTTCGCGGACATTCAAAGCTTCTAGCGGTGCCCGACTCAGGGTATCGAGAACCTTCTCGGCCAAATAGGGCTTCACAATGGCGATGATTTGCTTCACGTTCTTACGTTCTTCTGATTTCCGACGAAATGCCCAGAAACACCTGAAACCGGTGCTCCTATTCATCTTATCGTAAACGGGAAGCCAGGGGAGCGGCTAGTCAACTTGGGAAACTTGTTAGGACATGTTGCTAATATTACAATCGAATCTTCCCCGGTGGATAAACGCTTCCATCGTTAATTCCCTCCCCTGAAAGACCCCTCCGAACGGATGCATCCTAAGCATCTTTGGCGATGGCTCGCTCTCGGAAAACGTGCAGTCACGTTTATCCTGTTGGGATGTATGCTTGCTTGGGGAAGCGGCATATCAATTCCTATGCCGAATTTTAAGGACACCAGCACGCCGTTTATGTGCCAGGATCATGCGTGTTCTTGCCGCAACGCGCGGAATTGCTGGAATCATTGTTGCTGCTTCTCTCGTGCCGAAAAACTGGCCTGGGCAGCGAGGCAGAAGGTAGAATTGCCCGATTATTTCGACGAAATCGTAGAGCGCGAGCGTGACACTTCGTCAGAATTCTGTGGTGAGACCGAACCGCAGAAACTTGCCTGTCACGAGCATGACCATCACTGCGATCATTCCGCTCGCCAAGCAAAGTCGAAACCCAAGCTGGCAGCGGCGTGTTTCGGAACAGAAGCCGATCGGTGCGAGCCGACTTCACCAGTTGAGGATTCACCACCACTCACTCCTGTCTCGCTTACCAACGATCTTTGCTGTCGTGCGTTGGCCAGCGTTACTTTGATCTTCTCGCCAGTCCTGGAGTTGGACTTAGGGCACGGCGACCTTGTCTGCATAGCCGACGACTCCTTAGCCACAGCTAATCTTTTGCGGCCTGATTCTTTCCGCGCCGCACCTGACCCGCCTCCACCGCGGGCCTAATGTGTTTCTGCCACATTTTGAATGAGAGTGCGCTACTGCGCGCCTGGCGACTTCGCAAAGCTCCCCAATGAGCAACTGCGCGGTGACCCTATTGCTGTGTGGCTCCCCACTCTCACGAATCGCACAACACATTCTCAACAATATCCAAATAACTATGCACAA
The genomic region above belongs to Blastopirellula marina and contains:
- the glnE gene encoding bifunctional [glutamate--ammonia ligase]-adenylyl-L-tyrosine phosphorylase/[glutamate--ammonia-ligase] adenylyltransferase, which produces MTVSDFTKLAENSSEASEWLSQLKIVDVARGRENLNSFVRLNLPLDLQAFLCSKLAEALPGCSDPDMALNNLERLFTRSRSPLSLAATFERDASSLNTLVRIFSTSQSLSDQIVTDPESFELVRITDGQPAARQYLVDEIVAEVNALHEEQAIMKALRRYKRRETLRIAYGDLICNQNIETVTRQISFLADALIEAAVQAAFKLVSLRFGKPAARSSRNGRSGSPRFTVLALGKLGGSELNYSSDIDLMFLYDGDGNTDGEKSITNKEYFERVGQRLMKLLTEPTELGTPYRIDMRLRPEGSHGPLINSLEGALHYYDIMGRTWERQAFVKARTCAGDTALGDEFLQKLEPWIYQRYLSRADITGIKALKRRIEKRATAAGAADANVKTGHGGIRDIEFVIQFLQLLNGGDLPQIRTQNTLEGIRTLEEVGCLTLQERTILKDNYSFLRKLEHRLQIMFDLQTHSLPPDPHERTKLALRMGYSDSPQDAALDQFQADFAEKTEINRKILDHLLHDAFPDEEITAPSVDLVLDPEPTADSIDEVLSDFGFHDPKTAYENLMALTRERVRFLSTRRCRHFLAAIAPQLLEAISQTPDPDSTLVNLSQVSDSLGGKEVLWELFSANPATLHLYVRLCAGSPYLSNVLISNPGMIDELMDSLMLDRLPSRRSLEEMLLELCRGAEDIMPILHSFKNLMHLRVGVLDTLGKKDLGGRLQTLSDVAEVCLHQIVFREYRQLVARFGEPRLADGKPCDLIILGLGKIGGAEPNYHSDLDIIFVYEGNGHTVLDARSRGGSSTTNQHFFGQLGQRIIKSVNELGPYGRLYELDPRLRPTGKSGPMAVTLEDLYNYHAKGQGELWERQALTKARPIFGSADGCESANKTIREAITCQPWKTSDADEIRKMRARMEETASKNNIKRGPGGTVDIEFVVQMLQMKHLSESPEILVPNTLDGLRLLYEKGYLAKEDHDHFVKAYEFLRMVEARLRLMNTTARHDLPEERLEVAKLAYLLDYADPATLLKECRQMTRETRRRFDQIFAAAGAG
- a CDS encoding P-II family nitrogen regulator — protein: MKQIIAIVKPYLAEKVLDTLSRAPLEALNVREVKGFGRQKNYLDEYSESEYSKTFLPKIEISAWLDDARVEETLRKIVAVARSGRMGDGKIFVLPLSFQADMIDIAEVEQRET